A window of Mucilaginibacter paludis DSM 18603 contains these coding sequences:
- a CDS encoding SusC/RagA family TonB-linked outer membrane protein, giving the protein MKFKDLIRSRHSACFNNPIVRIMKLTILLITTFLLQVSAASVAQKITFNKKDATLKQLFTEIRKQTGFNVFWQEGKVNDELKINAAFKNAPLEDVLNNVLSPQALTYTIVNKTVVVKKKEQTLFEKIKAVFSNIDVNGKLLDAETGQPIPYVTVTLKGTNRRVFTNENGTFFFANVPDNGSMVFTNIGYETVEKTLSATMVVKLSVKVQKLEDVVISTGYQQIRKGSTTGSYSVITDKDIESTPNVNLLERLDGKIPGVRFDVRNNTIQIRSINSISGKNSPPLIVIDGFPAINGSLVSISTNIIDGNPKNANQPGTSGNAILDNINPNDIESIAVLKDAAASSIWGAQAANGVIVITTKKGKRNAPSINYSTTFSTAAPGNFSNVKAMTNSQYINLEQEMFNNGFFTDPTGNWRYGAVSEAQEWMFRVKRGSATATQRDSALNVLSNRSNRDQLRKYMLQNATTQQHSLSLSGGGTNNTYYIAANYNRDVPIYRSNYGETYSLTSNLSNEFFDKRITVNTGINYQYTKSQVNNAALAALSTGQFGYAPYEMLADGQGNSISKPIVFTQHVADSLSRLGYMPWGYSAIDELNYNNTITAKNAIRLNSAIKGNITNWMYLTVSGQYQRNLTNQSYLQNQNSFATRNLLNTGTSINSAKTLVYGVPVGGVYQTSNSTNDDYSVRGQLNINKNFNQHHIDFLGGSEIRQTQYTGGTQTRYGYNEDLSNSSVVNPTTPYTTIYGYTTTLGYSDGTIFKDTKRNLSYFGLATYSYQGKYFVSGSARFEDFTNQGLDRRLRAIPLYSAGLRWNIHQENFLKQARWIDGLNLRVSIGTGGNIPNTGTSYQTINVGSNDPYTTQPTATITIPANSRLTWETARTINEGLDAEFFNSRLSLSADIYQKQNYNLLVNLPYNSTYGFSSLQYNAGNAKGHGYEFIITGQPISAKNYNWTSSFNFSYATNLITDQRLTSTTTSGGSTQFIAGYPSDNIFVYRWAGLDNQGHSQIYGADGTILKSSGSRSVTNADLVYGGRTTPPYFGGWTNTFRYHDLSLIVRATYALGYKFLRTDINTSSYPAGTSYSGLIVNSARLDTRWRKPGDEATTDVPGLVGNSFNSTSRFLGADVNLKDAGNIRLQQISLNYRLPQSLIGHAQFIKAVTVGASATNLGLIWRANKDGIDPDYQVTGSYTNLPPSATFLFNLNVSL; this is encoded by the coding sequence ATGAAATTTAAGGATCTGATCCGATCCAGGCATTCCGCCTGCTTTAATAATCCCATAGTTCGTATCATGAAGCTAACTATACTTTTAATTACCACTTTTTTGCTGCAGGTTAGCGCGGCCAGTGTGGCCCAAAAAATAACCTTTAATAAAAAGGATGCTACGTTGAAGCAGCTTTTTACCGAAATAAGAAAGCAAACCGGCTTTAATGTTTTTTGGCAGGAAGGTAAAGTGAACGACGAGCTGAAAATTAACGCGGCTTTTAAAAATGCACCGCTCGAAGATGTGCTTAACAATGTGCTTAGTCCGCAAGCGCTTACCTACACCATTGTTAATAAAACGGTTGTAGTAAAAAAGAAGGAACAAACCTTATTTGAAAAAATAAAGGCAGTTTTTTCCAATATCGATGTAAACGGTAAGTTATTAGATGCCGAAACCGGCCAACCTATTCCTTACGTTACAGTTACGCTAAAAGGCACCAACAGAAGGGTTTTTACCAACGAGAATGGTACTTTCTTTTTTGCCAATGTGCCTGATAATGGCAGTATGGTTTTTACCAATATAGGTTATGAAACGGTTGAAAAAACTTTGTCTGCCACTATGGTGGTCAAGCTATCCGTCAAAGTACAGAAACTTGAAGATGTAGTCATTTCAACAGGTTACCAGCAGATCAGGAAAGGCAGCACCACCGGTTCATACAGTGTAATAACAGATAAGGATATTGAAAGTACGCCAAACGTAAACCTGTTGGAACGCCTTGATGGTAAAATACCGGGTGTTCGCTTTGATGTGCGTAATAATACCATCCAAATACGAAGCATTAATAGTATATCCGGGAAAAACTCTCCGCCGTTAATCGTAATTGATGGTTTCCCGGCAATTAACGGAAGTTTGGTTAGCATCTCCACTAATATTATAGATGGTAACCCTAAAAATGCCAATCAACCAGGTACGTCTGGCAATGCTATACTTGATAACATCAACCCAAACGATATAGAGAGCATAGCCGTTTTAAAGGATGCCGCAGCTTCTTCTATATGGGGAGCTCAGGCAGCTAATGGCGTGATTGTGATTACCACCAAAAAGGGTAAACGTAATGCGCCAAGCATCAATTACAGTACCACCTTCAGCACCGCCGCCCCGGGCAACTTCTCTAACGTTAAAGCCATGACCAACAGCCAGTATATTAACCTGGAGCAGGAAATGTTTAACAACGGTTTTTTTACCGACCCAACCGGCAACTGGAGATATGGAGCTGTAAGCGAAGCGCAGGAGTGGATGTTTCGCGTTAAAAGAGGCTCAGCAACTGCCACCCAACGCGATTCGGCACTTAACGTGCTCTCAAACCGCTCAAACCGCGATCAATTGCGTAAGTATATGCTGCAAAATGCTACAACCCAACAGCATAGCCTGTCGTTATCTGGCGGTGGTACTAACAATACCTATTACATTGCAGCTAATTATAACAGGGATGTGCCTATTTACCGCAGCAATTACGGCGAAACCTACTCGCTTACATCCAACCTTAGTAATGAGTTTTTTGATAAGCGCATTACGGTTAACACCGGTATTAATTACCAGTATACCAAAAGCCAGGTTAATAATGCGGCGCTGGCTGCATTAAGTACCGGGCAGTTCGGCTACGCGCCCTACGAAATGCTTGCAGATGGCCAAGGTAATTCCATTAGTAAACCAATTGTATTTACCCAGCACGTGGCCGATAGTTTAAGCCGCCTTGGCTATATGCCATGGGGATACAGCGCCATTGACGAATTGAACTACAATAATACCATAACGGCTAAAAACGCTATAAGGCTAAACTCAGCCATAAAAGGCAATATCACCAATTGGATGTATTTAACGGTGTCTGGTCAATACCAGCGTAACCTGACTAATCAAAGCTATTTGCAAAATCAAAACAGTTTTGCTACACGTAATCTTCTTAATACGGGTACTTCGATCAACAGCGCCAAAACATTAGTTTATGGCGTGCCGGTTGGAGGTGTGTACCAAACCAGCAATAGCACTAACGATGATTACAGCGTACGCGGCCAGTTAAATATTAATAAAAATTTTAACCAGCACCATATTGATTTCCTTGGCGGTTCGGAGATTCGCCAAACACAGTATACAGGCGGCACTCAAACCAGGTATGGCTATAACGAGGATCTTTCTAACTCTTCTGTGGTTAATCCTACAACACCTTATACCACCATTTATGGCTATACCACAACGCTGGGCTACTCGGATGGCACTATTTTTAAGGATACGAAACGTAACCTGTCATACTTCGGATTAGCAACATACTCTTATCAGGGCAAGTATTTTGTGAGCGGCAGTGCACGTTTTGAAGATTTCACTAACCAGGGCCTTGATCGTAGGCTGCGTGCTATACCGCTTTACTCGGCTGGCTTAAGATGGAACATTCACCAGGAAAACTTCCTAAAACAGGCAAGATGGATAGATGGGCTTAACCTGCGTGTTAGCATCGGTACAGGTGGAAATATACCTAATACCGGCACATCATACCAAACCATAAACGTAGGCTCTAACGACCCATACACAACACAGCCCACAGCAACTATCACGATACCTGCCAACAGTCGCTTAACCTGGGAAACAGCCCGTACTATTAACGAAGGTTTAGATGCAGAGTTTTTTAACAGCAGGTTAAGTTTATCTGCAGATATCTATCAAAAGCAAAATTATAATCTTCTCGTCAACCTGCCTTATAATTCTACCTATGGTTTTTCAAGCTTACAATATAACGCGGGCAATGCAAAAGGACATGGATACGAGTTTATCATCACTGGACAGCCTATAAGTGCAAAAAATTATAACTGGACATCGTCATTCAATTTTTCGTACGCTACAAATCTTATCACCGACCAGCGTTTAACATCTACCACAACATCAGGCGGTTCAACTCAATTTATAGCAGGATACCCAAGTGATAATATTTTTGTTTACCGCTGGGCCGGTTTGGATAACCAAGGCCATTCCCAAATTTACGGTGCAGATGGCACTATACTGAAAAGCAGCGGGTCGCGATCTGTAACCAATGCCGATTTGGTTTATGGTGGCCGTACAACACCTCCTTATTTTGGTGGCTGGACCAACACTTTCCGTTATCATGATCTCAGCCTTATTGTAAGGGCAACTTATGCTTTGGGATATAAATTTCTGCGGACCGATATCAATACCAGCTCGTATCCAGCAGGTACAAGTTACAGTGGCCTGATTGTTAACAGCGCAAGGCTGGATACCCGGTGGCGCAAACCGGGCGATGAAGCTACCACCGATGTGCCGGGACTGGTAGGTAACAGCTTCAACAGTACCTCACGCTTTTTGGGTGCGGATGTTAACCTGAAAGATGCAGGCAACATCCGTTTGCAGCAGATATCGCTTAACTATCGCTTGCCCCAGTCGTTAATAGGCCATGCGCAGTTTATAAAGGCGGTAACTGTAGGTGCTTCGGCAACCAACTTAGGTTTAATTTGGCGTGCCAATAAAGACGGTATCGATCCTGATTACCAGGTTACCGGCTCCTATACCAATTTGCCACCGAGCGCCACGTTTCTGTTCAATCTCAATGTATCACTTTAA
- a CDS encoding FecR family protein — protein sequence MADNRYERITYLFRVFADGSISRKEYEELTVILNVAGNDDEIFTAMNGIWNDAVDTDYHTEADRDIFYQRLINSKEFKEKSVKLRSIKPWYRYAAAVLLIALSAAAYLFFQSQNQQGVFTAKNDIAPGKNKAILTLANGSKISLTDAKAGKITNQYGVTILKNASGQLEYKATGDIPGDKEAALYNNLEVPYGGQYQLSLPDGTRVWLNAGSSLKYPVKFSGQERQVTLTGEAYFEVAKNKTMPFKVKTAKQVVEVLGTHFNINAYSEEPTVKTTLLEGSVKVTPATSLAFMMLKPGEQSVLENNKLEVKEADTEEAIAWKNGLFLFNSQTLGEIMRQVARWYDLQIVFDDAELKSQRFGGSISRFKNVSQLLQVLESTGSVHFKIEGRRLTAMK from the coding sequence ATGGCTGATAACAGATACGAACGTATAACATATTTATTTCGGGTATTTGCGGATGGAAGTATCAGCAGAAAAGAATACGAAGAATTAACTGTTATATTAAATGTAGCGGGGAACGACGATGAAATATTTACCGCTATGAACGGGATATGGAACGATGCCGTTGATACAGATTATCACACGGAAGCAGACCGGGATATTTTTTACCAGCGCTTAATAAACTCGAAAGAATTTAAAGAGAAAAGTGTTAAGCTTCGGTCCATCAAACCTTGGTACCGGTACGCTGCCGCTGTCCTTTTGATAGCCTTATCAGCCGCGGCATATCTCTTTTTTCAATCTCAAAATCAACAGGGCGTATTTACCGCTAAAAACGATATAGCTCCCGGCAAAAACAAGGCGATATTAACCCTGGCTAATGGCAGTAAAATTAGTTTAACCGATGCCAAAGCCGGTAAGATAACGAACCAGTACGGCGTAACCATTTTAAAAAATGCCAGTGGCCAATTGGAATACAAGGCCACCGGCGATATACCTGGTGATAAAGAGGCCGCGCTTTACAATAATCTGGAGGTTCCGTACGGGGGCCAGTATCAACTAAGCCTGCCCGACGGCACCCGTGTATGGCTTAACGCCGGATCATCTTTAAAGTACCCGGTTAAATTTTCGGGCCAGGAGCGCCAGGTTACTTTAACGGGCGAAGCATATTTTGAAGTAGCAAAAAATAAGACGATGCCTTTTAAGGTGAAAACAGCTAAACAGGTTGTTGAAGTATTGGGCACCCATTTCAATATTAATGCTTATAGCGAGGAGCCTACTGTTAAAACTACCCTTTTAGAAGGTAGTGTAAAAGTAACGCCAGCCACAAGCCTGGCGTTTATGATGCTTAAACCGGGCGAACAGTCTGTACTGGAAAATAATAAGCTGGAAGTTAAGGAAGCTGATACCGAAGAAGCCATTGCCTGGAAGAACGGTTTGTTTTTATTTAACAGCCAAACTCTCGGCGAAATTATGCGCCAGGTTGCGCGGTGGTATGACTTGCAGATTGTGTTTGATGATGCCGAATTGAAAAGCCAGCGTTTTGGCGGTTCCATATCGCGTTTTAAAAACGTGTCGCAATTGTTGCAGGTTTTGGAGTCTACCGGTTCTGTTCACTTTAAAATTGAAGGAAGGAGGCTAACGGCCATGAAGTAA
- a CDS encoding RNA polymerase sigma factor: MLNVSPDREILVALKAGDETAFRTVFDLFFKRLYAFSYKMLKDKGQAEEIVNDTFMSVWANRDKLNVELPIGPYLYTITRRLTLNALRQIASSQKAVDELWAIIEKVSHDTEQSVLLNDLQRFTDAAIEALPAQQQLVFKLSRYEHLNYDEIAVKLNLSRNTVKNHLVAALKTLRSHFNHSDLNYFILISAVFIKK; encoded by the coding sequence ATGTTAAACGTATCCCCTGATCGAGAAATATTGGTTGCGTTGAAAGCCGGTGACGAAACTGCTTTCCGTACAGTTTTTGATCTTTTTTTTAAGCGGCTATACGCGTTTTCCTACAAAATGCTTAAGGATAAGGGGCAGGCAGAAGAAATTGTTAATGATACCTTTATGAGCGTATGGGCAAACCGCGATAAATTAAATGTTGAGCTGCCGATAGGGCCATATCTTTACACCATTACCAGGCGGTTAACGCTCAATGCCCTGAGGCAGATAGCAAGTTCTCAAAAAGCGGTTGACGAACTTTGGGCAATTATTGAAAAAGTAAGCCATGATACCGAACAATCGGTTTTGCTGAACGATTTACAGCGCTTTACTGATGCCGCGATAGAAGCTCTGCCCGCGCAGCAGCAATTGGTCTTTAAATTGAGCAGATATGAACATTTAAATTACGATGAAATAGCTGTTAAGTTAAATCTGTCCAGAAATACGGTTAAAAATCACCTGGTTGCGGCGCTAAAAACCTTGAGATCGCATTTTAATCACTCCGATTTGAATTATTTTATTCTTATTTCCGCGGTTTTTATAAAAAAATAA
- a CDS encoding class I SAM-dependent methyltransferase, protein MIQLLTPTHWKDYELIDCGDFEKLERFGNLILIRPEPQAVWNKGLSETEWQKQHHIKFKGRSATSGEWVKKNNNLPDRWNIEYQNDDVKINLRMALTSFKHVGMFPEQAVNWDYISKHVKQFKTDQPKVLNLFAYTGGASLIAKAAGADTTHVDSIKQVVTWGNENMELSGLSNIRWVVEDALKFVKREVKRGKTYNGIILDPPAYGHGPNGEKWKLEDSLNEMMHDVVKLLDPEEHFLILNTYSLGFSSVIVQNLIQSAYPQVQNLEIGELYLQATAGSKLPLGVFGKFFKHKS, encoded by the coding sequence ATGATTCAACTGCTTACTCCCACCCACTGGAAAGATTACGAACTGATTGACTGTGGTGATTTTGAAAAACTGGAACGCTTTGGCAACCTGATACTGATACGCCCGGAACCACAGGCCGTGTGGAACAAGGGTTTATCAGAAACCGAATGGCAAAAACAACATCATATTAAATTCAAGGGCCGTTCTGCCACTTCGGGCGAATGGGTTAAAAAGAATAATAACCTGCCCGACCGCTGGAACATTGAGTACCAAAACGATGATGTAAAGATCAACCTGCGTATGGCGCTTACCTCGTTTAAGCATGTGGGCATGTTCCCCGAGCAGGCCGTTAACTGGGATTATATCTCCAAACATGTAAAGCAATTTAAAACCGATCAGCCTAAAGTACTTAATCTTTTTGCCTATACAGGTGGGGCGTCGCTAATTGCCAAAGCCGCCGGTGCCGATACCACGCACGTGGATTCGATTAAGCAAGTTGTTACCTGGGGAAACGAAAACATGGAACTATCGGGCCTGAGCAACATCCGCTGGGTAGTTGAGGATGCCCTGAAGTTTGTAAAGCGTGAAGTAAAACGCGGAAAAACTTATAACGGCATCATACTGGACCCACCAGCCTACGGCCACGGCCCCAATGGCGAAAAATGGAAGCTGGAAGACAGCTTGAACGAAATGATGCACGATGTGGTGAAGCTACTCGACCCGGAAGAGCACTTCTTAATATTGAATACCTACTCGCTTGGCTTTTCGTCGGTAATCGTACAAAACCTGATCCAGAGCGCCTATCCTCAAGTGCAAAACCTGGAAATTGGCGAGCTGTATTTACAGGCAACCGCAGGCTCCAAATTACCTTTAGGCGTTTTCGGGAAATTTTTTAAACACAAATCTTAA
- the epsC gene encoding serine O-acetyltransferase EpsC: MFPIREIGNYGKMDQEFYKHIFNKQQFIEAVPSNKQMSDWALQIISLLYPEHSRQAYTTVKQLEAEFAKLEQELCEILDATQACRDCDNDKVAHSFFEQIPELYRLLNTDIQAIFKGDPAAQSEFEVVRAYPGFYAICFYRLAHCLYQLKVPLLPRILTEHAHSTTGIDIHPAAVIGEYFHIDHGTGIVIGESCVIGKDVKLYQGVTLGALSVSKDMAFTKRHPTVEDNVVIYSGATILGGETVIGRDSIIGGNVWLTKSVPAGSRVYHKPDIQVLKREL, translated from the coding sequence ATGTTCCCTATAAGGGAGATAGGAAATTACGGCAAAATGGATCAGGAATTTTACAAGCATATTTTTAATAAGCAGCAATTTATTGAGGCTGTGCCCTCTAACAAACAAATGTCAGACTGGGCGCTGCAAATTATCAGCTTGCTTTATCCTGAACATTCAAGACAGGCCTATACCACCGTTAAACAACTGGAGGCTGAATTTGCAAAATTAGAGCAGGAACTTTGCGAAATTTTAGATGCCACCCAAGCCTGTCGCGATTGCGATAATGATAAGGTGGCGCATTCATTTTTTGAGCAGATCCCCGAATTGTACCGTCTGCTTAATACAGATATCCAGGCCATTTTTAAAGGAGACCCGGCCGCGCAAAGCGAATTTGAAGTGGTGCGCGCTTATCCCGGCTTTTATGCCATTTGCTTTTACAGGCTGGCGCATTGCCTTTACCAGCTAAAAGTGCCCCTGCTGCCCCGCATATTAACGGAGCATGCGCATTCAACAACCGGCATTGATATTCACCCGGCAGCTGTTATCGGGGAATATTTCCATATCGACCACGGTACCGGCATCGTTATTGGCGAAAGCTGTGTTATAGGTAAAGATGTTAAGCTTTACCAGGGTGTTACCTTAGGCGCCTTAAGTGTAAGCAAGGATATGGCCTTTACCAAGCGCCACCCTACGGTTGAAGATAATGTGGTGATCTATTCCGGCGCTACTATTTTAGGCGGCGAAACCGTTATTGGCCGGGATAGTATTATAGGGGGCAATGTATGGCTCACCAAAAGTGTGCCCGCTGGCTCAAGGGTATATCATAAACCCGATATCCAGGTATTAAAACGCGAACTTTAA